The following are encoded together in the Capsulimonas corticalis genome:
- a CDS encoding DUF1559 domain-containing protein, protein MIIRHKGFTLIELLVVIAIIAILAAILFPVFAKAREKARQISCASNLKQFGLAAQMYAQDYDETYSGPFIGGPGLAGGDGNDKKIWVELLYPYTKNTQIARCPSASGGVTYFYNGSGITENPDLASVVKAGGVNYAYNDTFGYNGSNFGIGSPGAYGTGVNGNGPFGAALSLVDSPAATILLVDTPGGGDYEVEYFNRLDASACALFGTGQDLPHLGVDSRHTDGFNAAFYDGHVKFQKSTRPYQWYLSKDAATSSGYNP, encoded by the coding sequence ATGATTATTCGACACAAAGGTTTTACGCTCATCGAACTGCTCGTTGTGATAGCAATCATTGCGATACTAGCCGCCATTCTGTTCCCGGTCTTCGCCAAGGCGCGTGAGAAGGCGCGCCAGATCTCCTGCGCCTCGAACTTAAAGCAGTTCGGGCTTGCGGCGCAGATGTACGCGCAGGATTACGATGAAACGTATTCCGGACCGTTCATCGGCGGGCCGGGTTTGGCGGGAGGCGACGGAAACGACAAAAAGATCTGGGTGGAGCTGCTCTATCCTTATACGAAAAACACGCAAATCGCGCGCTGCCCTTCGGCGTCCGGCGGCGTGACATATTTCTACAACGGAAGCGGGATCACGGAGAATCCGGATCTGGCTTCCGTGGTTAAGGCGGGCGGCGTCAACTACGCCTACAACGATACGTTCGGCTATAACGGCTCCAACTTCGGCATCGGCAGTCCCGGCGCGTACGGCACGGGAGTCAACGGGAATGGCCCCTTCGGCGCGGCGCTGTCGCTCGTGGACTCTCCCGCCGCCACGATCCTTCTCGTAGATACCCCTGGCGGCGGAGATTATGAAGTCGAATATTTCAATCGGCTCGATGCGAGCGCTTGCGCTTTGTTCGGAACCGGCCAGGACCTGCCCCATCTTGGCGTGGACTCCCGCCATACCGATGGGTTCAACGCCGCGTTTTATGACGGACACGTCAAATTCCAAAAGAGCACCCGGCCTTATCAGTGGTATTTGAGCAAAGACGCGGCGACTTCGTCCGGCTACAATCCCTAA
- a CDS encoding DUF1559 domain-containing protein, translating to MRTNHKGFTLIELLVVIAIIAILASILFPVFAKAREKARQITCASNEKQILLGEMQYVQDNDETHPVPWGYDPTWTPWHQAIMPYIKSTAAFRCPDDTFQRAAGNTPISYSISTVTQKYPGPGAPSGPNFYASPWAQAHAIPGSTDSTIASPASTIFITERWRADHQLQNADNADNGCDQWDYEFGIDGNTGPASAHTGGANYGFADGHVKWMRMMDTIKQIGNEQTIDAQSSGSNPIDHSGWGCGFNWNSQYFGMWDKAQ from the coding sequence ATGCGAACTAATCACAAAGGCTTTACCCTCATCGAGCTTCTCGTTGTAATCGCAATCATTGCGATACTCGCCTCCATCTTGTTCCCGGTGTTCGCCAAGGCGCGCGAAAAGGCGCGTCAAATCACCTGCGCCAGCAATGAGAAGCAGATCCTGCTTGGCGAGATGCAGTATGTGCAGGACAACGACGAAACCCATCCGGTCCCGTGGGGATACGATCCGACATGGACGCCCTGGCATCAAGCCATCATGCCGTATATCAAAAGCACGGCTGCGTTTCGATGCCCGGACGACACCTTCCAGCGCGCCGCAGGCAACACTCCGATCTCTTACAGCATCTCCACGGTGACTCAGAAGTACCCTGGCCCCGGCGCGCCGTCTGGACCCAACTTCTACGCCAGCCCCTGGGCGCAGGCGCACGCCATCCCAGGATCCACGGACTCAACCATTGCCTCGCCCGCCTCGACGATCTTTATCACCGAGCGGTGGCGCGCCGACCATCAGCTGCAGAATGCCGACAACGCGGACAACGGCTGCGATCAATGGGATTATGAGTTTGGAATCGACGGCAATACCGGCCCCGCCAGCGCGCACACCGGCGGAGCGAATTACGGCTTCGCGGACGGACATGTCAAGTGGATGCGGATGATGGACACGATCAAGCAGATCGGAAACGAGCAGACCATCGACGCACAGTCGAGCGGATCGAACCCGATCGACCATTCCGGCTGGGGATGCGGATTTAACTGGAATTCGCAGTACTTCGGAATGTGGGATAAAGCACAGTAG
- a CDS encoding ISNCY family transposase, producing MTVSEQRTIDLLTRLAAHQITVERAAELLGLSSRQVRRKLKRFLAEGVNAIPHGNRRRKPHNILDPDTRTRILALTSTGGPYHGFNVCHTRDLLAASDGIQIGRSTLHKLLHPKAPPEVKEAKPARGVVRRRRLRKAASGMMVQIDGSPHNWLEGRGPRLCLMGAIDDADNYVLHAHFRPNEDAAGYLWMFRAIAIEYGLPASYYHDKHTILRSPKKATIEDELAGQIPMSHVQKVLHDLGVESIAAHSPQAKGRIERLWSTFQDRLVKEMRLAGISTMEQANAFLPAFIAKHNAQFGIEAADPNSAFIALEPGFDLDYYFSIQETRTVKADHTLSFEGKVYQITAASRSRSLAGQKVSARVNPEGQLHLYDGKRRLDYRLASAAPAKAKPVQPSPEAPKSPLETPKSQPCDPAAAARKRAWLHTASP from the coding sequence TTGACTGTCTCGGAACAAAGAACCATCGATCTGCTTACTCGGCTGGCAGCTCACCAGATTACCGTGGAGCGAGCCGCAGAACTTCTTGGGCTCTCCTCTCGTCAGGTCCGGCGTAAGCTCAAACGCTTTCTGGCCGAGGGAGTAAATGCGATCCCGCACGGCAATCGCCGCCGAAAACCACACAATATCCTCGACCCAGACACACGGACACGGATCCTTGCTCTCACCAGCACCGGCGGACCCTACCATGGGTTCAATGTTTGCCACACGCGCGACTTGCTGGCCGCCAGCGATGGCATCCAGATCGGGCGTTCCACCTTGCACAAGCTTCTTCACCCCAAAGCTCCCCCAGAGGTTAAGGAAGCGAAACCTGCGCGAGGCGTGGTGCGTCGCCGACGCTTGCGCAAAGCCGCCTCGGGCATGATGGTGCAGATTGATGGTTCTCCACACAATTGGCTCGAAGGACGCGGGCCTCGCCTGTGCTTAATGGGTGCGATCGATGACGCCGACAACTATGTCCTGCATGCTCATTTCCGCCCGAACGAAGATGCCGCAGGTTATCTCTGGATGTTCCGAGCGATTGCCATCGAGTATGGCCTGCCCGCCAGCTACTACCATGACAAACACACCATCTTGAGATCACCCAAAAAGGCCACGATCGAGGACGAACTGGCCGGACAGATCCCCATGAGCCATGTCCAGAAAGTACTCCATGACCTGGGCGTCGAGAGCATCGCCGCCCATTCCCCGCAAGCCAAAGGGCGGATCGAGCGGCTCTGGAGCACCTTTCAAGACCGGCTCGTCAAAGAAATGCGTTTGGCGGGTATCTCGACGATGGAGCAGGCGAATGCATTCTTGCCGGCGTTCATCGCAAAACACAATGCTCAGTTCGGCATCGAGGCGGCCGATCCCAACTCGGCGTTCATTGCTCTGGAACCCGGTTTTGATCTGGACTACTATTTCAGCATCCAGGAAACTCGCACCGTCAAGGCGGACCACACGCTGAGTTTCGAGGGCAAAGTCTACCAGATTACCGCTGCCTCGCGAAGCCGCTCGCTGGCGGGCCAAAAAGTGAGCGCTCGAGTAAATCCCGAAGGCCAGCTTCACCTCTACGATGGGAAAAGACGGCTCGATTATCGCCTTGCGTCTGCCGCGCCAGCGAAGGCAAAGCCCGTACAACCCTCACCCGAAGCTCCGAAATCTCCACTCGAAACTCCGAAATCTCAGCCCTGCGATCCAGCCGCCGCCGCCAGAAAAAGAGCCTGGCTTCATACGGCGTCCCCCTAA
- a CDS encoding ISNCY family transposase → MTRSEQRTIDMLTRLAADQLTVERTAEILGLSSRQVRRKLKRFLADGVTGIPHGNRHRKPHNALDPDIGARIVALASLGGPYHGFNVCHMRDLLAANDGIQIGRSTLQKILHPKPMAEPPPAKPARGVVRRRRLRKAASGMMVQIDGSPHDWLEGRAPRLCLMGAIDDADNHVLHAHFRHVLHAHFRSTEDAAGYLFLFREIAIKYGLPASYYHDKHTILRSPKKATIEDELAGQIPMSHVQKVLHDLGIESIAAHSPQAKGRIERLWSMFQDRLVKEMRLADISTMEQANAFLPAFIAKHYAQFGIEAPILIRHSLCWNPILIWTTISACRKRAPSRRITR, encoded by the coding sequence TTGACCCGATCGGAACAAAGAACCATCGACATGCTCACCCGCTTGGCTGCGGATCAGTTGACGGTCGAGCGAACCGCAGAGATCCTGGGCCTCTCGTCACGCCAGGTCCGTCGTAAGCTCAAACGCTTCTTGGCGGATGGAGTGACCGGCATTCCCCATGGCAATCGCCACCGAAAGCCACACAATGCCCTGGATCCAGACATCGGCGCAAGGATCGTCGCTCTGGCAAGCCTGGGCGGACCCTATCACGGCTTCAATGTCTGCCACATGCGCGATCTTCTCGCCGCCAACGATGGCATCCAGATCGGACGATCAACCTTACAGAAAATCTTGCATCCTAAACCCATGGCGGAACCGCCCCCAGCCAAGCCTGCACGCGGCGTCGTGCGTCGTCGGCGTTTGCGCAAAGCCGCTTCGGGCATGATGGTGCAGATTGATGGCTCGCCGCACGATTGGCTGGAAGGCCGAGCGCCGCGTCTGTGTTTGATGGGCGCGATCGACGACGCCGACAATCATGTCTTGCACGCCCACTTCCGGCATGTCTTGCATGCCCACTTCCGGTCCACCGAGGATGCGGCGGGCTATCTGTTTCTATTTCGCGAGATCGCCATCAAGTATGGCTTGCCCGCAAGCTACTACCATGACAAACACACGATCTTGAGATCGCCCAAAAAGGCGACGATTGAGGATGAACTCGCCGGTCAGATCCCCATGAGCCATGTCCAGAAAGTGCTTCATGATCTAGGCATCGAAAGCATTGCCGCCCATTCTCCGCAAGCCAAAGGTCGGATCGAGCGGCTCTGGAGCATGTTCCAAGATCGGCTCGTCAAAGAAATGCGTTTGGCCGATATCTCGACAATGGAGCAGGCGAATGCATTTTTGCCTGCGTTCATCGCTAAGCATTATGCTCAGTTCGGCATCGAAGCGCCGATCCTAATTCGGCATTCATTGTGTTGGAACCCGATTTTGATCTGGACTACTATTTCAGCATGCAGGAAACGCGCACCGTCAAGGCGGATCACACGCTGA
- a CDS encoding LacI family DNA-binding transcriptional regulator produces MTTIRDIAAACGVAPQTVMSVIHNIPGKVSVETRARVLQAVRDMDYRPGAPRRRATAQKTHTIGMVGGWTSPCLMGVQSYYTDITTGAVVAAGEMKHNVLLFVSDLLYKDPMADIRLYCDGRCDGLVVIEPWNDSPLITALLERGIPVVSVGHYGQYSHPLSIVDVDNRQGMRDIVRALVSAGHRRIAFAGWDRRHSASIERKDYFLQSLREYGVAAPEHFVHLPEETSEYEEITPWLRSVLSLPDGERPTAIAAWNDITAGEIIRVANGMGLNVPADLSVTGFDDDPTVTSKVALTTVRQPYAQIGRRAIELLVDTINGVEMEHGRVIIPGELIMRQTIAPPPSGSQDGE; encoded by the coding sequence ATGACAACAATTCGAGATATCGCCGCGGCTTGCGGCGTCGCGCCGCAAACGGTTATGTCCGTCATCCACAACATTCCCGGCAAGGTCAGCGTGGAAACGCGCGCGCGGGTGCTTCAGGCCGTGCGCGACATGGATTACCGTCCCGGCGCGCCGCGGCGGCGCGCCACGGCGCAGAAGACTCACACCATCGGCATGGTCGGCGGATGGACCTCTCCCTGCTTGATGGGTGTGCAGAGTTACTACACCGACATCACCACCGGCGCAGTCGTCGCGGCGGGCGAGATGAAGCACAATGTCCTGCTCTTTGTCAGCGATCTTCTCTACAAAGACCCCATGGCCGATATCCGCCTTTACTGCGACGGCCGGTGCGACGGTCTGGTGGTGATCGAGCCCTGGAACGACAGTCCGCTGATCACCGCTTTGCTGGAGCGAGGCATTCCTGTCGTGTCCGTGGGCCATTACGGGCAGTACTCGCATCCGCTGTCCATTGTCGATGTCGACAACAGACAGGGCATGCGGGATATCGTGCGCGCCCTGGTGTCCGCGGGGCATCGCCGCATCGCCTTTGCCGGCTGGGACCGTCGGCACAGCGCGTCCATCGAGCGAAAAGACTACTTCCTGCAAAGCCTCCGTGAGTACGGCGTCGCGGCGCCGGAACACTTCGTCCATCTTCCAGAGGAGACCTCGGAGTATGAAGAGATTACCCCGTGGCTGCGGAGCGTCTTGAGCCTGCCTGACGGGGAACGGCCTACGGCGATTGCCGCTTGGAATGACATCACGGCCGGCGAGATCATCCGTGTCGCGAATGGCATGGGCCTGAATGTGCCTGCGGATCTTTCCGTCACCGGCTTCGACGACGATCCCACGGTGACATCGAAGGTTGCGCTCACCACGGTGCGGCAGCCTTACGCGCAAATCGGACGCCGCGCGATCGAGCTTCTGGTGGACACGATCAACGGCGTCGAGATGGAGCATGGACGCGTCATTATCCCCGGAGAGCTGATAATGCGGCAGACGATCGCCCCCCCGCCGTCTGGGAGCCAGGACGGGGAATGA
- a CDS encoding LacI family DNA-binding transcriptional regulator, producing the protein MTTIRDIATVCGVAPQTVMSAINNVPGKVSAHTRERILAVVREMNYRPGAARRRTPVQKSCTVGLIGGGSEPMRFGGSYYYTEVLTASIVAAGAIKQNVLIFMSEMLPPDPFERIRLSCDGRCEGLVVIEPSVCNPLIAALLDRGVPVVTIGYSGEYNHFVSTVDVDNAQGIRDVVAALWDAGHRRIAFAGMDRRQCAATARLEAFLEIAGEFGATVGDAFVHLPENSRPGDIAQWTASVLGAPASVRPSAVVCWNDTTAVEVIETARGLGLDVPRDLSVTGFDDDLRLAAAFDLTTIRQPYAQIGRRAVETLMGVIRRDDGAAQCVALPGELIHRGTIARPASCLL; encoded by the coding sequence ATGACCACCATTCGAGATATCGCCACCGTCTGCGGCGTGGCGCCGCAGACGGTGATGTCCGCCATCAATAACGTCCCCGGCAAAGTCAGCGCGCACACTCGCGAGCGGATTTTGGCGGTTGTTCGCGAGATGAACTACCGCCCGGGCGCGGCGCGCCGCCGTACGCCGGTCCAGAAAAGCTGCACCGTCGGCTTGATCGGCGGCGGATCGGAGCCGATGCGCTTTGGCGGTTCGTACTACTACACGGAAGTCCTGACGGCGTCGATCGTGGCGGCGGGGGCGATCAAGCAGAACGTGCTGATTTTTATGAGCGAGATGCTTCCGCCGGATCCGTTTGAACGGATCCGGCTTTCGTGTGACGGGCGATGCGAGGGACTGGTGGTGATTGAACCGTCCGTCTGCAATCCGCTGATCGCGGCCCTTCTGGACCGTGGCGTGCCCGTCGTGACGATCGGTTATTCCGGAGAATATAACCACTTTGTTTCGACGGTCGATGTCGATAACGCTCAGGGGATCCGGGATGTCGTCGCCGCGCTTTGGGACGCCGGGCATCGGCGCATCGCGTTTGCGGGCATGGATCGGCGGCAATGCGCCGCCACCGCGCGTCTGGAGGCGTTTCTTGAGATCGCCGGCGAGTTTGGGGCGACCGTGGGAGACGCGTTCGTTCATCTGCCGGAAAACAGCCGGCCGGGTGATATCGCGCAGTGGACCGCTTCGGTGCTTGGCGCGCCCGCCTCAGTGCGGCCGTCGGCCGTGGTTTGCTGGAACGACACCACCGCCGTCGAGGTGATCGAAACGGCGCGCGGCCTTGGGCTCGACGTGCCCAGAGACCTTTCGGTTACGGGGTTTGACGACGACCTGCGCCTCGCGGCCGCGTTCGACCTGACCACCATCCGGCAGCCTTACGCGCAGATCGGGCGGCGCGCCGTGGAGACGCTGATGGGCGTGATCCGCCGCGACGACGGGGCCGCCCAGTGCGTCGCCCTTCCCGGCGAGCTGATCCACCGCGGCACGATCGCGCGTCCCGCATCATGTCTTTTATGA
- a CDS encoding glycoside hydrolase family 36 protein: MPRKIVSEHYFSDTTVRYTQDEDTGWVGLEIFPTVLAGEIVARRQTIRHREDGPWEATNNVDSLVHLKIAGEAYGGMFAQGRTLRNAPGIGDFQFVNQTVVRDARSATITTFLAAQSGLRLEHRLNWRDGEMAAVVATTLINGSDRPVTLEMLTSFSLGNITPFVDDEAPGRLRAHRFRSAWCAEGRLDTQTIEQLQLERCPSGASLQSERFGQVGSMASRGWFPAAAIEDTVAGVTWAANVAWGGSWQMEIFRRDDQICLSGGLADREFGQWMKTIAPGARFETPSAAIACVQGDIDDACHRLTHLGRAAADLQPADEQNLPIIYNEWCTHWGDTTHERVMTLAKKLKGSGVEYFVIDAGWYMAEGERPDAGHGDWIVNPSRFPDLEATGAALRELGFRPGLWFEAETCSPETRIGSRKELMLHRDGVPITVSGRHFLDLTKSEVISHLSERVIGLLERTGFGYVKIDYNETIGVGVDGAEALGEGLRRQTEGTYRFFDAMRERLPDLVIENCASGGNRLEPGLIGRAAMSCFSDAMDLEAPLVAAHVQRLCLPRQMQIWAVVRESHPERRLCYGLAAGFLGRMALGGDVDRLSDAQMSFVVRSLGVYQRSKEVIKHGKNKLHDRANGSWRRPEGWQAVVRLADDGQSALAVVHRFGKGEALLSVPLPAPGEWRIDEQLQSVGNDAEIQTGGLACRLEEEFSACVVRLRRA; the protein is encoded by the coding sequence ATGCCCCGCAAAATCGTTTCCGAACACTATTTTTCCGACACCACCGTACGGTACACGCAGGATGAAGATACGGGGTGGGTTGGACTGGAGATCTTTCCGACCGTCCTGGCCGGTGAGATCGTGGCGCGCCGGCAAACGATCCGGCACCGTGAGGACGGGCCCTGGGAGGCGACAAATAACGTCGATTCTCTCGTGCATCTCAAGATCGCCGGAGAGGCGTACGGCGGCATGTTCGCGCAGGGGCGAACCCTGCGCAATGCCCCGGGCATCGGCGACTTTCAATTTGTGAATCAGACTGTCGTCCGCGACGCTCGCTCCGCGACGATCACGACATTCCTCGCGGCCCAAAGCGGACTGCGCCTGGAGCACCGGCTGAATTGGCGCGACGGCGAGATGGCGGCGGTCGTCGCCACCACGCTGATCAACGGCTCGGACCGTCCCGTGACGCTGGAAATGCTGACCAGCTTTTCCCTAGGAAATATCACGCCGTTTGTGGACGATGAAGCTCCCGGCAGACTGCGCGCGCACCGGTTCCGGTCGGCTTGGTGTGCCGAGGGGCGACTTGACACCCAAACGATCGAGCAGCTCCAGCTGGAGCGCTGCCCCAGCGGCGCGTCGCTGCAAAGCGAGCGCTTTGGACAGGTCGGCTCGATGGCCTCACGCGGCTGGTTTCCCGCCGCCGCGATTGAAGACACGGTTGCCGGCGTCACCTGGGCCGCCAACGTGGCCTGGGGCGGCTCGTGGCAGATGGAGATCTTCCGCAGAGACGATCAGATCTGCCTTTCCGGCGGCCTGGCGGACCGAGAGTTCGGCCAGTGGATGAAGACGATCGCGCCGGGCGCGCGCTTCGAAACGCCGTCCGCCGCGATCGCATGTGTGCAGGGCGACATCGACGACGCCTGTCATCGTTTGACCCACCTTGGGCGCGCCGCCGCCGACTTGCAGCCGGCGGACGAGCAAAACCTTCCCATCATCTACAATGAATGGTGCACTCATTGGGGGGACACCACGCACGAACGGGTTATGACGCTGGCGAAGAAGCTCAAAGGCTCGGGCGTGGAGTACTTCGTGATCGACGCCGGCTGGTATATGGCCGAAGGGGAGCGTCCGGACGCGGGACACGGCGACTGGATCGTCAATCCGTCGCGGTTTCCCGATCTGGAGGCCACGGGCGCCGCGCTGCGCGAGCTGGGTTTCCGGCCCGGGCTGTGGTTCGAAGCGGAGACATGCTCGCCCGAAACCCGGATCGGATCCCGCAAGGAGCTGATGCTGCATCGCGACGGCGTTCCCATCACCGTGAGCGGCCGGCATTTTCTGGACCTGACGAAGTCCGAGGTGATTTCGCATTTGAGCGAGCGCGTGATCGGCTTGCTGGAGCGGACTGGGTTTGGATACGTCAAAATCGACTACAACGAGACGATCGGCGTTGGCGTGGACGGCGCGGAAGCGCTGGGGGAGGGGCTTCGCCGCCAAACCGAAGGAACGTATCGGTTCTTTGACGCCATGCGGGAGCGGCTGCCTGACCTGGTTATCGAGAACTGCGCGTCCGGCGGAAATCGACTGGAGCCCGGCCTGATCGGGCGCGCCGCGATGTCGTGTTTCTCCGACGCCATGGATCTGGAAGCGCCGCTCGTCGCCGCGCATGTCCAGCGATTGTGTCTTCCCCGCCAGATGCAGATCTGGGCGGTGGTGCGCGAATCGCATCCCGAGCGACGCCTTTGCTACGGCCTGGCCGCCGGCTTCCTGGGGCGAATGGCGCTGGGTGGCGACGTCGATCGGCTCAGCGACGCGCAGATGAGCTTCGTCGTTCGGTCTCTCGGGGTGTATCAGCGGTCGAAGGAAGTGATCAAGCACGGCAAGAACAAGCTCCACGATCGCGCTAACGGCAGCTGGCGGCGTCCCGAAGGGTGGCAGGCGGTTGTCCGTCTCGCGGACGACGGGCAGTCGGCGCTCGCCGTCGTCCATCGTTTCGGCAAGGGCGAGGCGCTGCTGAGCGTCCCGCTGCCCGCGCCCGGAGAATGGCGGATCGACGAGCAGTTACAGTCGGTCGGCAATGATGCGGAAATCCAGACTGGCGGCCTCGCATGCCGCCTGGAGGAGGAGTTTAGCGCCTGCGTGGTCCGTTTGCGTCGGGCTTGA
- a CDS encoding glycosyl hydrolase — protein MKVVRFSPLAKLAAFVGAGLFAMGAGRAALAETPFIQSAYLWTQGTDTDLSGSGDWGMYRQWLGVKRLGAESDPGGWDTWANATEGWNNNHWGDQQTRYGVKTLPEVLLSIASTPYSPHGYDTAWEGEQWRLEAENDPATMQHFVNLANNIVAWNYKSVIIRMDYEFDGGWIPYGNLNAIPGMPGNFNKAWRNIVTTVRDTVKAKNPNIKVKFLWNPTDANVQIETAKFYPGDAYVDYIGFDNYDYDYSGVYKSGVQPDAATQQLAWTKSILPRIQWFADFASAANPKNRNGYLAGRSVPLIVGEWGMWQISATGRPAGGDDPAYIQNMYDWMSSHNVYMECYFETPSDGVSTLWPGGYPKPGSGNHSWGAKGTAYPKAAAKYRELFSDDGGAAAAALAASRPPGAPTGLAAAPASRRVTLSWDSAPGATLYKVFRGTSAGPKSTVAVASTKSPSFTDSGLTNGVHYFYKVRAFNAKGAGGYSAPIGVTPNLPENYLANAGFETGSLNDWTVDVGGGGANDCFAQHCGAKDAHSGEWELTHWSGASYEITTRQRVAVPNGKHSVSAWIKSSGGQAACAMRVSGYHGADAAKIDIPASGGWRKIATTVNVTSGVLEVSFHDSAAANQWLNVDDVVVK, from the coding sequence ATGAAAGTCGTTCGCTTTTCGCCGCTCGCAAAACTTGCCGCCTTCGTCGGCGCCGGACTTTTCGCCATGGGCGCCGGCCGCGCCGCGCTTGCGGAGACGCCGTTTATCCAATCGGCGTATCTTTGGACTCAGGGGACCGACACCGACTTGAGCGGTTCGGGAGATTGGGGGATGTATCGGCAATGGCTCGGCGTGAAGCGGCTGGGAGCGGAGTCCGATCCGGGAGGCTGGGATACCTGGGCGAACGCCACCGAGGGCTGGAACAATAACCATTGGGGCGATCAGCAGACGCGCTATGGCGTCAAGACGCTTCCGGAAGTTCTGCTAAGTATCGCCTCCACGCCATATTCTCCGCATGGATACGACACGGCGTGGGAAGGCGAGCAGTGGCGGCTGGAGGCCGAAAACGATCCGGCGACGATGCAGCATTTTGTGAATCTCGCGAACAATATCGTTGCCTGGAACTACAAAAGCGTCATCATCCGCATGGATTACGAGTTCGACGGCGGCTGGATCCCTTATGGCAACCTCAACGCCATCCCCGGCATGCCGGGCAACTTCAACAAGGCGTGGCGCAACATCGTCACCACGGTTCGTGATACGGTCAAGGCGAAGAATCCGAACATCAAGGTCAAATTCCTCTGGAACCCGACCGACGCCAACGTGCAGATCGAGACGGCGAAATTTTATCCCGGCGACGCTTATGTCGACTATATCGGCTTCGACAATTACGATTACGACTATTCCGGCGTTTACAAGTCGGGTGTGCAGCCGGACGCCGCGACGCAGCAGCTGGCGTGGACGAAGTCGATCCTGCCGCGCATCCAGTGGTTCGCCGATTTCGCGTCGGCCGCCAATCCCAAAAACCGAAATGGGTATCTCGCCGGACGTAGTGTCCCATTGATCGTCGGCGAATGGGGCATGTGGCAGATCTCCGCGACGGGCCGGCCGGCCGGCGGCGACGATCCCGCGTACATCCAGAATATGTACGATTGGATGAGCTCGCACAATGTCTATATGGAGTGCTACTTCGAGACGCCGTCGGACGGCGTGTCCACACTTTGGCCCGGCGGCTATCCCAAGCCGGGAAGCGGCAACCACTCCTGGGGCGCGAAGGGGACGGCGTACCCAAAAGCGGCGGCCAAGTATCGCGAACTCTTCAGCGATGACGGCGGCGCGGCGGCCGCGGCTTTAGCCGCCTCCAGGCCGCCGGGCGCTCCTACGGGCCTCGCCGCCGCTCCGGCAAGCCGGCGCGTGACGCTCTCCTGGGATTCCGCTCCCGGAGCCACGCTCTACAAAGTGTTTCGAGGGACCTCCGCCGGTCCAAAGTCCACCGTCGCCGTCGCGTCGACAAAATCCCCGTCGTTCACGGACTCGGGCCTGACGAACGGCGTCCATTACTTCTATAAAGTGCGGGCGTTCAACGCCAAGGGGGCCGGCGGCTATTCCGCGCCCATCGGCGTAACGCCCAATCTTCCGGAGAATTACCTCGCGAACGCGGGATTTGAAACGGGAAGCCTGAATGACTGGACGGTGGATGTGGGCGGCGGCGGCGCAAACGACTGCTTCGCGCAGCACTGCGGCGCGAAGGACGCGCATTCGGGCGAGTGGGAGCTGACGCATTGGTCGGGCGCTTCCTACGAGATAACGACCCGGCAGCGGGTCGCGGTTCCCAACGGCAAGCACAGCGTCAGCGCATGGATCAAGAGCAGCGGCGGCCAGGCAGCCTGCGCGATGCGGGTCAGCGGCTACCACGGCGCTGATGCCGCGAAGATCGATATCCCGGCGTCCGGCGGCTGGAGGAAGATCGCCACGACGGTGAACGTCACAAGCGGCGTTCTGGAAGTCTCGTTCCACGACAGCGCCGCCGCGAACCAATGGCTCAATGTCGACGATGTCGTCGTCAAATAA